Genomic window (Rosa chinensis cultivar Old Blush chromosome 6, RchiOBHm-V2, whole genome shotgun sequence):
ACTACAACTTGCATTGCATCGTATGAAGGATGGCTTCTTGTATTTAAACAAGGCGGATCAATGTTCTTCTTTCGTCCCTTCTCAAAAACAAAGATAGACCTTCCCAATTTCCCAGTCTCAGAACTCACTGACCATGTTGCAGCATTTTCATCTCCTCCCACATCTCCTGACTGCACAGTTTGTGTCATCAACCGCAGTACTAGCAATGACAATGAGTTGGAGCTTAATCTACTTTGTCGTGGAGGAGGCAATGGATGGATCCAACACAAGCTTGACTGTCCGCGATTCTCCATTGATACAATCAAATGTGCTGCTTATAGCAAACTAGGAGAATTCTCCTTTTTGGACCATGGTGATAACAAACTCAAGTTATCAGTTACACACAACAGAGAAATTTGCTGGAAGAATAATAAAGTAGTTGAGGCGAAAGATGACTTACCAGGAAATTTTTATTATCAGATGGAATATTTCAAGAAAACAGACATGATGAACAAGCTGGGGTTAGCAGCTCTTCATGAGGATGTTTCGTTTTCTGTTTGCGGAACACAGACAGAGTATAATGGTACCGACTATTTTATATATAATGAGATTTATAGTATCAGTAATCATCATGAAGAGTCCAATAGCCCGCGGAAATTCAAAGGTGTATGGATCTACCCGAGATTCTATCAAATCTCTCCAAGAGAGCAGAGTTGGTAAATTAATATGAGTGCTTTGATCATTTCTTCCTATATATTGTAGTAAACTTTGATTGACTCTCATTCTTAATTCGTTTTAAGTTCGTTTTATGTTTTTGGGGTTCTTTTCCTCCTgaactttttatttttgctGCATGCAGTCTCCGTCATGAGTAGAATTGAACTCAAACAATACTAACAACAATATTGAGAGAGTtgtgtttatcattttcttttttaccaTGATATGAGAATTTGGTTGTTTCTAAGGTCTGTAATCACATAGTTATCCTTTCATCGAAGCCGGTTTTGCAAAGAGATGCAAAATACTGGTGAGATTCACAACAgacatcaaaattgaaaaatactGGTGAGAATGTACATGACTATTTCCCATTCAGTAAAAACTGTTGGTTGCCTCAGTCAGGCAGCAATCAGCTAGATTAATTTAGAGGAAACCCCAAAGTTTCAGCAACTGAAGCACATTGCAGAGTTTCTTAATTCTGACTTTATTTTCGATCATTACAACTGAAAACTATATTGTATGAAACAACTTGGAGTAAGGTTCACTGAAGAGCAGTATCGTTTTTCATTTgggttcttgaccaaaagcaccaaaatgaggcaAAGTTATCTTATTTACCccagcaacatatttttattccctGTTACCCAATTTAATGTAGAAATACAATTTTGCCCTCAgttaaattaataaactacacatATGCCtacgatctctctctctctctctctctctctctctctctctcccctccgatatgaaactctctctctctctctctctctctctctctctagccacCTCCGGCAGGCGTCGATTCGCTCCCCGATCTCTAACTCCGGCGAGGTTCGACCTCTCGCCCAAGTTCCGCTGCAACTCACAGGTCAGCTCGACCATGTCCAACCGCTGTCGCTCTGACAACGACCTGGTCCAACCGCTGCAACGCCCAGACTCCGTGCAACTCGCCGGTGAGCTTGGCCGCGTCCAACCTCCTTGCCGGTGCGGGTCTACTTTTGCCCGAATTCTGCTGTAGCTCGTCCAAGCTCGGTCGGCGCTGACAACGACGACCACACGATGTCTTCGATGGCCTCCTGGACGCCTCGCTGTCTCTTTGGCGTCGCCGATGGCCTCCTGGACGCCGCCGGTGCTCAACCCAGGCTGTGGCAGAGGAAAGAggtgattgggtgcccagagcttttctctgggtgcccaaatcaatttttagttttttttttttttaagtaacaggacagaaggaaagaaaaaaaaagttttgaatgtctattgccccctaatagacgtctattaccgttctattggagggcaatagacggctattggggggtgtagatacctctcactagcaTGACTAagttgctacatcaccaagcataagtaacaccctatTTGTGGGCCCACAAGtcatggtgggacccaaccgcGACATGCATTCCATAGTCCGATGTCTAGGCTACGCCATGGTAGTCAgaagcggccaatacctcgtcgggaagccaccttcccagccttgccaagttgtcttcacaatatggctttctagactagaatattGGTTTTTagatcccacattgaagaaTATGTAAAGGAGAGgtgttcccttacctataaaagggacccctcatcccacttaaacatccatcccattacaacacactttgtaatccttttgggccgcaaggcccaaacacactagttaagcaTTCAAGTGGAAGTAGTCtgccgctaaggcgggagacgaaccattATActtcttgtctctctctctctctctctctctctctctctctctctctctctctctctctctctctctctctctctctctctctctctctctctctctctctttctttaacgttaattagagccttcagtttctaacattaacattgacgccgtctgtgggaagccaacacaaaggcttcgtcacgtaccatgaactttggtcaATGCCGATCAAGGCTGGTCAACGCTACaccactccaaaaaaaaaaaaaaaaaagtattggcTGCTTATTTACTCTAGACACCCAGAAGTATACCGTTGGGCACCCATGAGTCTCTTGTTGGCATCAATTGATCAAACTTCATCATCGACCACTACTCCGCCAAGAGTGAAAGAATCACAACAAGAGCAACGCCAATCGATCAGCTTGCTGCTCAAGCGTCGGTCATCCATCACTGGCATTCACCGCTGGCCATCCATCGCTAGCCATCCTCCCCTGGACACCCTCCACTGGATATCCTCCGCTAGCCATCCACGGCTAAATATCCTCCGCTGGCCATCCATCGCTGGACACCCTTCGCTGGATATCCTCCGCTAGCCATCCACAGCTGGACATCTACGGCTAGACAACCTCCGCTGGACATCCTCCGCCAGCCATCCACAGCTAGACAACCTTCGCTGGCCATCCACCGCTGGCCACCGTCCGCTGGAAGGCCTCTGCTAGATAGCTCTATTAGGCGCCACTCCGCTGGCCATCCACCGTTGGCCACCCTCCGCTAACCATCCACCGCCAGACATTCTCCGCCAGCCATCCACGACTAAATATCCTCCGCTCGCCATCCACTGCTGGATATCCTTCGCTGGACACCCTCCGCTAGATATCCTCCGTTAGCCATCCACTGCGGGATATCCACGGCTAGACAACATCCGCTAGCCATCCACCGCTGGACATCCTCCGCCAGCCATCCAAGGCTAGATATCCTCCGCTCGCCATCCAAGGCTGGATATCCTCCGCTGGCCACCCTCCGCTGGATATCCTCCGCTAGCCATCGACAGTTGGACATCCACGGCTAGACAATCTCCGCTGGCCATCTACTGTTAGCCATCCACCTCTGGCCACCCTCCAGTGGCCATCCATCACTGGCCACCCTACGCTGGAAGGCCTCTGCTAGATAGCTCTGTTAGGGCGCCACTCCGCTGGCCATCCACCGTTGGCCACCTCAGCTAGCCATCCACCGCTGGACATTCTCCGCCAGCCATCCACGGCTAAATATCCTCCGCTCGCCATCCACCACTGGACATCCACAGCTAGACAATCTCCTCCAACCATCCACCGCTGGACATCCTCCGGCAACCATCCAAGGCTAGATATCCTTCACTCGCCATCCATGGCTGGATATCCTCCGCTGACCACTCTCCACTAGATATC
Coding sequences:
- the LOC112171605 gene encoding F-box protein At4g00893; translation: MRRRQWSDLPPELITDIAERLGLLEVVRFRSICQAWNSASSTISAKIESLLNYKPWFLHYGYDSAQCQLVTTESGNITMNLPQLDQTTTCIASYEGWLLVFKQGGSMFFFRPFSKTKIDLPNFPVSELTDHVAAFSSPPTSPDCTVCVINRSTSNDNELELNLLCRGGGNGWIQHKLDCPRFSIDTIKCAAYSKLGEFSFLDHGDNKLKLSVTHNREICWKNNKVVEAKDDLPGNFYYQMEYFKKTDMMNKLGLAALHEDVSFSVCGTQTEYNGTDYFIYNEIYSISNHHEESNSPRKFKGVWIYPRFYQISPREQSW